CTGCATCCCCGAAAAACTGAAAAACACAGCGGCGGCACACGCCGTGCCCGAGATCAAACGCAGCGGCGGCGAGCCGCTGCCCGCCGACTACACCCGCGTAACCGCCGATTTGGTAAAAGGCCAAACCAACGTAAAAGTGCGTGCCGAAGGCGATGTGATTATCGAGCGAAACGACCAGATATTAAACGCGCAATGGGTGGATTACGACCAAACCGCCGGAACCGTTACCGCCGGTAACACCTTCGTGCTCTACCAAAACGGCACCACCGTTACCGGCGAAAACGTGCAATATAACCTGGCCGAACGCACCGGCACCGCACACAACACCCGTTTGGAAAGCGAGCAAAACGGCCGCCGCCTGCAAAGCGTGAGCGAATCGGCCGAAATGCAGGGCGACGGCCGCTACAAATTAATCAACACCAAATTCAACACCTGCGAACCCGGCGACGCAAGCTGGTATATCAAAGCCAAAAGCATCGAAGCCGACCAAAACACCGGCATCGGCGTGGCCAAAGGCGCTTCGCTGGTGTTCGGCGGCGTGCCGGTTCTCTACACGCCGTGGGCTGATTTTCCGCTTAACGGCAACCGCAAAAGCGGCCTTTTGGTGCCCACCGTCGGCCTCGGTTCAGACGGCCTCGAGCTGGATTTGCCCTATTATATGAACCTCGCGCCCAATTACGACGCCACCATCACCCCCGGCGTTATCGGCAGCCGCGGCGCGCGCATCGGCGGCCAGTTCCGCTACCTGCAACCGAAATACGCCGGCCAGGTTGAAGGCACTTGGATGCCCGACGACCGCAAAAGCGAACACAACAACCGCTACCAATTCAGGTTCAACCACAACCAGCAATTCACTTCGAAGCTCAGCGGCGGCATCGACTATAACCGCGTTTCCGACAACGACTACTACCGCGATTTCTACGGCCAAGACGACATCGCCGCCAACGTCAACCTCAACCGCCAAGTTTGGCTGAACTACAACGACACCCTGTGGGGCGGCGCGCTCAACGGCCACTTCACCGTGCAGAAATACCAAACGCTGGCCAACATCTACGGCTATAAAGACGAACCCTACGCCATCATGCCGCGCCTGCAAGGCACTTGGAGCAAAAACATCGGCAACGCACAGGTAGATTTGTTCGGCCAGTTCACGCGCTTCGACCACGACAGCAAACAATCGGGCAAACGCGTGGTTGTCAAACCCAGCGTAAAATGGGATTTCCACAACTCATGGGGCTATATCCGCCCGAAAATCGGCGTGCACTCGGCCTATTACGATTTGGAAGAATTCGGCAACACCCCTTCCCGCACCGCCAGCCTTACCCTGCCGGTTTTCAACGTTGACAGCGGCATGACCTTCGAGCGCAAAACCTCGTTTTTAGGCAGCGACTACATCCAAACGCTGGAACCGCGCCTGTTTTACAACTATATCCCCACCAAGTCGCAAAACGACCTGCCCAATTTCGACACCTCCGAAAACAGCTTCAGCTACGACCAGCTTTTCCGCGAAA
The sequence above is a segment of the Neisseria dentiae genome. Coding sequences within it:
- a CDS encoding LPS-assembly protein LptD, with translation MARLFSLKPVVVALSVGFGAAASAQAADGLSLGSTCLNCIPEKLKNTAAAHAVPEIKRSGGEPLPADYTRVTADLVKGQTNVKVRAEGDVIIERNDQILNAQWVDYDQTAGTVTAGNTFVLYQNGTTVTGENVQYNLAERTGTAHNTRLESEQNGRRLQSVSESAEMQGDGRYKLINTKFNTCEPGDASWYIKAKSIEADQNTGIGVAKGASLVFGGVPVLYTPWADFPLNGNRKSGLLVPTVGLGSDGLELDLPYYMNLAPNYDATITPGVIGSRGARIGGQFRYLQPKYAGQVEGTWMPDDRKSEHNNRYQFRFNHNQQFTSKLSGGIDYNRVSDNDYYRDFYGQDDIAANVNLNRQVWLNYNDTLWGGALNGHFTVQKYQTLANIYGYKDEPYAIMPRLQGTWSKNIGNAQVDLFGQFTRFDHDSKQSGKRVVVKPSVKWDFHNSWGYIRPKIGVHSAYYDLEEFGNTPSRTASLTLPVFNVDSGMTFERKTSFLGSDYIQTLEPRLFYNYIPTKSQNDLPNFDTSENSFSYDQLFRENLYSGNDRVNSANSISTAVQTRFLNPRNGAELFRAGIGQKFYLKNDNVQLDGSIGRYPRNRSDWVAFANGKITDSIRMDVDIHYNQNESRAESYSTALLYNPEPGKVLSARYKYGRNEKIYLQDDGVYFYDKIRQIDLAAQWPIAKNLYAIARYNYELQGRKPIEMLAGIEYKSGCGCWGASIVGQRYVTGLNSTKNAVFFNLQLKDLSNIGNNPFEKLRLAVPGYSKTNEVNQ